The genome window GGGCGTTCTGGGCGCGGGTCTCCGCCATGGACGCCTGGAAGTCGATGTAGAACATATACTCGAAGTGCTTGGCGGTGCCGACGTTGGCGTCGTCGACGAGGCGGATGGGGCGGTGGCGGTGGGGGCGGCTCTCGATCTTGGTCAGGCAGATGTTGCGGAAGGCGAAGGCGGAGAGCACCTTGAAGAGCACGGAGGTGCCCTCGCCGTCGTGAGCGAAGACGATGCTGGTCTTGAAGGGGCGGTCGGTGCGGGGGATGATGGGTTCCCGCGCCAGCATCACGAACCTCGTCACGTTGCAGCCGTCGTCCTGGATCCCGTCCGCCAGCACCTGCAGCCCGTACAGCTCCGCCGCCCGGGCCGACGCGATGGCCGCCGTGTCCCGCAGGCCTTTGCTGGCCACGTGCTCCGCGGCGCCGGCCGTGTCGTCGAAGGCCTCGCGCGTGACGTTGAGGCCGAGGCGGGAGAGAGTGAGCTCGCACTGGGCCAGCGCCTGCGGGTGGCTCATCACCCGGGTGAGATACTCCTTGCGCACGCCCGGGAGCGCCAACAGGCAGTGGTGCACCGGGAGCTGCACCTCCCCCACGATGTGGAGCCGGTGCCGGAGAAGCAGGTCGTAGTTGCGGTGGATGCTGCCGCCCAGGGAGTTCTCGATTGGGAGCACCGCGCGGTCCGCGATCCACAGCTCCACCGCCTGGAACGCCACCTCGAACTGGTCGCACGGGATCGCCTCGCAGTTGGGGTACGCCTTCCCGGCCGCCGCCTCGCTGTACGCGCCCGGAACGCCCTGGTACGCCACGCGGAGCCGCGACCCGTGCATCGGCGTCGGAGAGAGGTCCGAGATGGTCAGCGGCCGCGGCAGGTTCGAGACGGGATCGAGCGAAGTCCTCGCGCCGTAGATGGCGGAAGGGGGGCGGTGGTTGTTGCCGCCGCCGTCGT of Musa acuminata AAA Group cultivar baxijiao chromosome BXJ2-3, Cavendish_Baxijiao_AAA, whole genome shotgun sequence contains these proteins:
- the LOC135608091 gene encoding arogenate dehydratase/prephenate dehydratase 6, chloroplastic-like, producing the protein MSPMAAALLSSPPKVIPTTAPPGAAAGSALLLLRSRHALAPVRSILRPDSSAPFNRADWQASCAILSSKAAAATGSSSDKPPSPSGDPPAAGTEPDNDGGGNNHRPPSAIYGARTSLDPVSNLPRPLTISDLSPTPMHGSRLRVAYQGVPGAYSEAAAGKAYPNCEAIPCDQFEVAFQAVELWIADRAVLPIENSLGGSIHRNYDLLLRHRLHIVGEVQLPVHHCLLALPGVRKEYLTRVMSHPQALAQCELTLSRLGLNVTREAFDDTAGAAEHVASKGLRDTAAIASARAAELYGLQVLADGIQDDGCNVTRFVMLAREPIIPRTDRPFKTSIVFAHDGEGTSVLFKVLSAFAFRNICLTKIESRPHRHRPIRLVDDANVGTAKHFEYMFYIDFQASMAETRAQNALAEIQEFTSFLRLLGSYPTDMTPWGPTSSSNSPPSPSSSSSLD